In Syntrophales bacterium, one genomic interval encodes:
- a CDS encoding CBS domain-containing protein, giving the protein MIKAKDIMTERVITVYPDTEITKAAALLLEKHINGLPVIDREGFLKGIICQSDLMVQQGKIPLPSFFVLLGGTIPISSPKQIEKEVQKMAAVTVSEAMTADPVTVDTETSLEEIATLMVKNNIHTLPVLENGFLVGVIGKEDIIRTLIPDSGK; this is encoded by the coding sequence ATGATAAAGGCAAAGGATATAATGACAGAGCGGGTAATTACCGTTTATCCCGATACTGAAATAACCAAGGCCGCCGCCCTGCTTCTGGAAAAACACATTAATGGCCTGCCCGTCATCGATAGAGAGGGGTTCCTGAAGGGAATCATCTGTCAATCGGATTTGATGGTTCAGCAGGGGAAGATCCCTCTTCCCTCCTTCTTTGTTCTCCTCGGGGGAACAATACCGATAAGTTCCCCGAAGCAGATTGAAAAAGAGGTGCAGAAGATGGCGGCAGTAACTGTATCCGAGGCCATGACTGCCGATCCGGTAACGGTCGATACGGAAACGAGCCTGGAAGAAATTGCCACCTTGATGGTAAAAAACAACATTCACACGCTGCCGGTTCTGGAAAATGGTTTTCTGGTGGGCGTCATCGGCAAGGAGGATATCATTCGCACTCTTATCCCTGACAGCGGCAAATAG
- a CDS encoding NrpR regulatory domain-containing protein: protein MEDKKKRKEILILNVMKNAKDPLSSSRVAEELASLGHEISERTVRLYLQKMVAEGLADSNGKRGHAITVRGMEELQSFRIIERVGFLSSKIDQLTYRMDFNLNTAAGSVLINVTVVEPGLLAKNIPMISKVYENGYAMGQLLTFLGPGESCGYIKIPEGMIGIGTVCSITLNGVMLKHGIPVTSRFGGLLEMVDKKPARFVEIIMYDGTSIDPLEIFIRSGMTNYLDVVQTGNGRIGASFREFPAESLEAVEQLTEKLGRIGLGGLVKIGKPGQAVLDIPVAEGRIGAIIIGGLNPVSILEETGVRAYSRAMAGLIDFNRLFRYEEMESRIRDYLK, encoded by the coding sequence ATGGAAGACAAGAAAAAAAGAAAAGAAATTCTAATCTTGAATGTTATGAAAAACGCGAAAGACCCGCTCAGCAGTTCCCGGGTTGCCGAGGAACTGGCATCTCTCGGCCATGAGATCAGCGAAAGGACGGTGCGTCTCTATTTGCAGAAGATGGTTGCTGAGGGCCTGGCCGACAGTAACGGCAAAAGGGGGCACGCCATCACCGTTCGCGGTATGGAAGAACTCCAATCCTTTCGGATTATCGAGCGTGTCGGATTTTTGTCCTCCAAGATCGACCAATTGACGTACCGGATGGATTTCAATCTGAACACTGCCGCCGGATCCGTTCTGATCAATGTAACCGTGGTGGAGCCAGGCCTGCTGGCCAAAAATATACCTATGATCTCAAAAGTTTACGAAAACGGTTATGCCATGGGACAGCTTCTGACGTTTTTGGGCCCCGGCGAAAGCTGTGGGTACATCAAAATCCCCGAAGGAATGATCGGGATAGGAACCGTCTGTTCCATTACCCTCAATGGAGTTATGCTGAAGCACGGCATTCCGGTCACATCGCGATTCGGCGGTCTCCTGGAAATGGTGGACAAAAAACCGGCCCGCTTTGTTGAAATCATCATGTACGATGGAACAAGCATCGATCCTCTGGAGATTTTCATCAGAAGCGGCATGACAAATTACCTTGATGTTGTGCAGACGGGAAACGGCAGGATTGGGGCCAGCTTCCGGGAGTTCCCCGCGGAAAGCCTCGAAGCGGTGGAGCAGCTTACGGAGAAGCTGGGAAGGATCGGACTCGGGGGGCTGGTAAAAATTGGCAAGCCCGGTCAAGCTGTTCTTGACATTCCCGTAGCGGAGGGCCGCATCGGGGCAATCATTATCGGGGGGCTGAATCCCGTGTCTATTCTCGAAGAAACCGGGGTTCGCGCCTATTCAAGGGCGATGGCAGGCCTTATCGATTTCAACCGGCTCTTCAGGTACGAAGAGATGGAAAGCCGCATCAGGGATTACCTAAAATAA
- a CDS encoding Glu/Leu/Phe/Val dehydrogenase: MAKENPFVVAQQQLDQCAKILNLDPGVQAVLRVPSRELHVSIPVRMDDGSLKVFQGFRIQYNDAKGPCKGGIRFHPEETVDTVRALAAWMTWKCSLLDLPLGGGKGGIICNPKELSQGELERLSRAYINKVAAIIGPDKDVPAPDVYTTPQIMAWMMDEYSKMSGKNQFGLLTGKPLAIGGSKGRGDATARGGLVTVREAAKELGIDLSKATIAVQGFGNAGYYAAYLAEKIYGAKVVAVGDSKGCILSDDGLDAQKVASHKARTSTVCDFPGAKSISDEELLSLDVDILFPAALDGVITGANASTVRAKIVAELANGPTTPEADEILYKNGVHLIPDFLCNAGGVTVSYFEMVQNFYMYYWEEEEVHKRLDQKMTTAYHSVLDTSKKYNVNMRQAAYVVAVERVVEAMKVRGWV; encoded by the coding sequence ATGGCAAAAGAAAATCCGTTTGTGGTTGCGCAGCAGCAGCTTGATCAGTGCGCGAAGATACTAAACCTCGATCCCGGAGTGCAGGCAGTTCTCAGGGTTCCTTCACGAGAGCTCCACGTGTCGATCCCGGTGCGTATGGACGACGGCTCTCTAAAGGTTTTCCAGGGGTTCCGCATCCAGTACAATGACGCGAAGGGGCCGTGCAAGGGGGGAATCCGCTTTCATCCCGAGGAAACCGTCGATACCGTCCGCGCCCTCGCCGCTTGGATGACCTGGAAATGTTCACTGCTCGATCTGCCGCTTGGCGGCGGTAAGGGCGGGATAATCTGCAATCCCAAAGAACTGTCGCAGGGAGAGCTGGAGAGGCTCAGCCGTGCCTATATCAATAAGGTAGCGGCAATCATTGGCCCAGACAAGGATGTCCCGGCGCCGGATGTTTACACTACCCCCCAGATCATGGCCTGGATGATGGACGAATATTCCAAAATGTCCGGGAAAAATCAGTTTGGCCTGCTTACCGGGAAACCACTGGCAATCGGCGGTTCCAAGGGACGAGGCGATGCCACGGCCAGGGGAGGCCTCGTCACGGTTCGCGAGGCGGCAAAAGAACTGGGCATTGACCTTTCCAAGGCAACAATCGCCGTCCAGGGGTTCGGCAATGCCGGATACTACGCTGCCTACCTTGCCGAAAAGATTTACGGGGCCAAGGTTGTCGCCGTTGGCGATTCGAAGGGATGCATCCTGTCCGATGACGGCCTCGACGCGCAGAAGGTGGCAAGTCACAAGGCGCGCACATCCACTGTCTGCGATTTCCCAGGCGCTAAATCAATCAGCGACGAGGAACTGCTCTCCCTTGATGTTGACATTCTCTTTCCGGCCGCCCTTGACGGGGTAATTACCGGCGCCAACGCCTCCACTGTCCGCGCCAAAATTGTTGCCGAGCTTGCCAACGGGCCTACAACGCCGGAGGCTGATGAGATTCTTTACAAAAACGGCGTCCACCTGATTCCCGACTTCCTCTGCAATGCCGGCGGGGTTACGGTATCCTACTTCGAGATGGTACAGAATTTCTACATGTACTACTGGGAGGAGGAAGAGGTACATAAACGCCTCGACCAGAAGATGACGACCGCCTATCACTCGGTTCTCGACACCTCTAAAAAGTACAATGTAAACATGCGGCAGGCTGCATACGTTGTCGCCGTCGAACGGGTAGTGGAAGCGATGAAGGTTCGCGGCTGGGTGTAA
- a CDS encoding Fic family protein, with amino-acid sequence MFKPKYKYSDQMIGLLTRIAAAREVILGSPLIPRWEISLRREAIVRSAHSSTSIEGNNLSLEQVSDLASGRKIMAKRKDKEEVLNYISVLEKLDTLSTNGEISEVNIKNIQKLLTVNTIDDPRDCGAYRSETNKYVVVGNRLTGEISFRPPANIEIPQLMQDYVQWFNSDKARGLDPVIMAGIAHYEFVRIHPFVDGNGRTARVIAALILRLRGFDTKRFFCLDDYYDMDRTEYYKALRAVHPQKRDLTGWLEYFVEGVAVSIDAVRERVVRLSTERVKTKNKGQIALTEKQMRIVEYINKHGKMNSGDVAAMFKTSRQAALKEIGKLVDLEIVKREGQARASYYVMR; translated from the coding sequence ATGTTTAAACCGAAATACAAATACTCGGATCAGATGATTGGTCTTTTAACCCGGATAGCCGCGGCAAGGGAGGTTATCCTCGGTTCACCGCTGATTCCCCGGTGGGAAATATCCCTGCGCCGGGAGGCCATTGTTCGCAGCGCACATTCCTCGACCAGCATTGAGGGAAACAACCTGTCTTTGGAGCAGGTAAGCGATCTTGCCTCCGGGCGCAAAATTATGGCCAAGCGAAAAGACAAGGAAGAAGTTCTTAATTATATTAGTGTATTGGAAAAATTAGATACCCTGTCCACAAATGGTGAAATTTCGGAAGTGAACATAAAAAATATCCAGAAACTGCTGACGGTCAACACTATTGACGACCCTCGGGATTGCGGCGCTTACCGCAGTGAGACCAATAAATATGTGGTGGTGGGCAACCGGCTGACCGGTGAAATATCTTTCCGGCCGCCCGCCAACATAGAAATCCCCCAACTGATGCAGGATTACGTGCAATGGTTTAATTCAGATAAGGCCCGCGGGCTTGATCCGGTTATTATGGCGGGTATTGCCCATTATGAATTTGTCCGGATTCATCCGTTTGTTGACGGCAACGGCAGAACAGCCCGCGTCATCGCGGCCCTGATTCTCCGCTTACGCGGTTTTGATACCAAACGGTTTTTCTGTCTGGACGACTACTACGATATGGATAGGACAGAATATTACAAGGCATTGCGGGCCGTTCATCCACAAAAGCGCGATCTGACCGGCTGGCTGGAATATTTTGTGGAAGGTGTAGCGGTCAGTATTGATGCCGTGCGCGAACGCGTTGTTCGTTTGAGCACGGAGCGCGTCAAGACGAAAAATAAAGGCCAGATCGCCCTGACGGAAAAACAAATGCGGATTGTGGAATACATCAATAAGCACGGCAAAATGAATAGCGGCGACGTGGCAGCAATGTTTAAAACAAGCAGGCAGGCGGCTCTCAAGGAAATCGGCAAGCTGGTTGATCTGGAAATTGTCAAACGCGAAGGTCAGGCCAGAGCCAGCTATTATGTGATGCGATAA